A window of Rhipicephalus microplus isolate Deutch F79 chromosome X, USDA_Rmic, whole genome shotgun sequence genomic DNA:
AGAGAACGCTATTTGGGCTTACAGTGTAGCACAGCTGATATCGTCAGCATATTATACTGTCGTTCTTTATGCCTACTTTACCTTTGAATCAAGGCGATTAAACCGCGCCTGTGAAGATGAAACAAAAGACCCCAGCCGCGAATGTAACGACCATGCACTACCTTTTACCAGTGCTGTTGATATCATTCCTTTCATTGGCTACAATGGTACACAGTTTGACCGAAATGTTGCAAAGCTTACATGGAGCTTTATGAAGCAAACAGTAGCCAAGCAACTGTTGACCGAAGGGGAACGTTATATCATGACTGTGTTCAACACACTATCTTTCGCAGAACAGGGTGTGTATGACATAGTCAACAACCTTGGTTCTTTAACAGCCCGTCTTGTCTTTCAGCCCATTGAAGAAAGTAGCTATGTGTTTTTCGCTCAAGTTGTACAGCGTGATGTGCCGCCCAGCCAACAAAATGTTGACAGTGCCTCGTTGAGTGTGTTAACTTTGAGGCAGCTTCTAAAGCTGCTGTCACACGTTGGActtgtcatttttacttttggtCAAGCTTACTCCACTCTACTCTTACACTTGTATGGTGGAAGTGCACTTAGTAACAGCCTAGCACCGCTACTACTTAGATGGCACTGTGCATACATTGTATTAATTGCTATCAATGGAGTAACTGAGTGCTTTGTGTTTGCTGCTATGAGCAAAAAACAGCTGGACCAACATAACCGCAGACTCGCCCTCTTTTCAGTCCTGTTCCTATTTGTTGCATACCTTCTGACCACCTTGTCTGGTGCTGTGGGGTTCATTCTGGCAAACTGCTTTAACATGATTGCACGAATTGGTTACAGTATATATTTTATAAGCACATACTATGCCAAAACTCGATACCGTCCATTGCATGGTATTCTTCCCAGTGTACGTGTGCTTGTTACTGCTGTGTTTAGTTATCTAGTCACCACAATTTCAGAAGCAGTATTctgctgttatgctggatttttTTACCTCTTGTTGCATGCTGCCATTGGTGCACTGTGCTTGCTTGTGTTCCTGGCTGCCATCTATGTAGAGGAGAAAGAGCTAATAGCATTCCTCAAAACATGTTGGCGTGATGGAAGCTTTGGAAAAAAGTCTGAGAAGGTGCAGTAGGCAACACTGCTGCTCTCTTCTTGATACCACTTACATGTTTTCTTGGTGAACTGTGTGCATAAAGCTAGAACTGTAAGTTTCGTTTATCTGATTAAAAAAAAGCTGTCTTAGGTCTTTTGTCAAGTTAGTTTGCCTCAGTGTATTCACCATTCTGAACCAATATTTAACTATGCAGGCAGGGAAGTTCCGATCACTTGTACCTGATTGCATTTTCTTGTGTCACTGTTTTTCGTATTGTTACAACAATGGTGCAATATATTTCTACATTCCTTTTGTTCTGCCAAAAGAAATTGCTGTTCCAAGAAAGCTATCAACTTCTTCATCCTAGGAGCATATTTCGAATGCTGGCTCTCAGTAGAGTCAGCTAATTGTTATATTTAAGAAATACATACGCTCTTTGACTG
This region includes:
- the LOC119177200 gene encoding man(5)GlcNAc(2)-PP-dolichol translocation protein RFT1, with translation MAEKNLVAKATKAASYNIVLQLTLRVLTFVLNAYILRHITKDLLGVINVRLMLLYTTVQFLSREPFRRSCLSDANNQNWPAIINVTWLCLPICVFIGAVMSFVWLFVLERPDPMVATGYTLGVHCVVISVIIEVLAEPLYVVSQAFHYIKFKIFFVGSGITLRCIIMAVLVACNPENAIWAYSVAQLISSAYYTVVLYAYFTFESRRLNRACEDETKDPSRECNDHALPFTSAVDIIPFIGYNGTQFDRNVAKLTWSFMKQTVAKQLLTEGERYIMTVFNTLSFAEQGVYDIVNNLGSLTARLVFQPIEESSYVFFAQVVQRDVPPSQQNVDSASLSVLTLRQLLKLLSHVGLVIFTFGQAYSTLLLHLYGGSALSNSLAPLLLRWHCAYIVLIAINGVTECFVFAAMSKKQLDQHNRRLALFSVLFLFVAYLLTTLSGAVGFILANCFNMIARIGYSIYFISTYYAKTRYRPLHGILPSVRVLVTAVFSYLVTTISEAVFCCYAGFFYLLLHAAIGALCLLVFLAAIYVEEKELIAFLKTCWRDGSFGKKSEKVQ